The Pongo pygmaeus isolate AG05252 chromosome 20, NHGRI_mPonPyg2-v2.0_pri, whole genome shotgun sequence sequence AGGAATGATTCTGGGCTCCACTTTACAAATAGAGAAAATAGAGCTCAGTGAAGTGATCacacttgcccagagtcacatggCCAGTAAGTGGTGGTGAAGGGACATATGCCACATCTCTGCCTGTTCCTTTTCATCACCCACTCCTTTGGGGTCCTAGCTCTGTCTGGTTAGAGCCAGCTCTTTTGCTCATTTCCAAGACCTCACGATTAGCATCTCTCTCAGAACTCCTTTGTGAGATATTTGTAAATCATCACCTTGGCTACAGATGTGAGCTCAGTTGCCCAAGGGTGAGAGCGTGGTTGGCCTCAGAGCTaaatctttgtctcttttcccaAGTATTGGTATTTTTTGTCCCTCTCCTTGTCCTGTCAGCATTATCTCCATCTTCCACCCTGTTTAGCTAGTCACAGAAGTGctaatgaggttttttttctttttttttttgagacggagtctcactttgcccccaggctggagtgcagtggcgcgatttcagctcactgcaacctccacctcccgagttccagtgattctcctgcctcagcctcccaagtagctggaattacaggcatccaccaccatgcctggctaatttttgtatttttagtagagacaggctttcaccatgtcggccaggctggtctccagctcctgacctcaggtgatccacctgcctcagcctcccaaagtgctgggattacaggtgtgagccaccacacccagtgctAATAAGGTCTTTGACGGGGAGAGTCAGACTTGTAACAGTTCCTACCCAAGCCTTCTTTGATGTGGCCAGCCTGGGGCCATATTCTTAGGGACCTCCCTTGTGGGTTGAAAAGGGAAacctgaggccgggtgcagtggctcacgcctgtaatcccagcactttgggaggccgaggcgggtggatcatgaggtcaggagatcgagaccatcttggctaatgcggtgaaaccctgtctctactaaaaatacaaaaaataagccgggcgtggtggtgggcgcttgtagtcccagctactcgggaggctgaggcagtagaatggcatgaactcagaaggtggagcttgcagtgagccaagatcgtgccactgcactccagcctgggcaacagagtgagactccgcctcaaaaaaaaaaaaaagaaaagggaaacctGGCTTATCTCCACAGGGTAGACTAAGGTCCTCACACAGTGGGATAGAAAGGAGAGGTCAAGATGACCATGACATGGAACAGCCAGGGaatgcttcctggaggaaggcAGTAAGTTAGGCcatctacaaaagagagtttgtATAGGAGGAAGGAGGTTGTTGCCGGCCAAAACCTTGAATCTCAGCCAAGGTGTGGAACTTGGATAAATACATACTGTGGAGAGAACCCCAAGGAAGATGGGGAGATATCCTGAGCTGAGTCTTTATCTGGAGGAATGGGAGATGGAGGGTGCCCTGGAAGTGAAGGTGATGTTAGGCTAGGAGTTCTTGGACTTGAGTCTGTTGGTGCTTGCTGGTTGCCATTATAAACTCCTGGTCAGGAACATGACATCCTGTTGTGATTTAGGAAGATAAATGCATCTGGATGTATGGGATCGACTGGAAGGGGAGAATCTAGAAGCAGAGAGACCAGTTAAAAAACAATAGCAAGCATTTATTATGTCGCCAGACCACTTTGTGTTCTTTGCTAGCTCATTGAATCTCAAAGCAACACTGTGAATTGGGTACTGTAATTATCTCCAAAATTTCACAGATAATTTAGTGCTCAGTGAGGTTCAAGGTAGCTTACCAAGATCTAGCTAGTAAGCTGGGGTGTCTAGACcatctgattccagagcccaaACTTTTAACTACCATATACCACTGCCTTCTCCTTTCAGGAAGGAGACTGCTTTTTGACAGGGAAAATGGCATAGAGGCCATGAAGAGTGGAGGAAGGAGTCATGGAGATGAAGCATGAGAGCAGGCCTGGGGACAGGAGGAGTTCAGATTCCAGAGTAGCAAGTTTGGCTGATTGGGAGGCACTGCAGGTTTCTGAGAACAGGAGTGATAGAACGAAGAAAAATTACCTACACCAGCTGTGGTGGGCACATgactgtagtaccagctacttgggaggctgaggcaagaggattgtctgagtccaggagttctgggctatAATGTGCTATGCTGATTGGGTGTCTGCCCTAAGTGTGGCCCCAGTATTGTGACCTCCTAGGAGTgggggaccaccaggttgcctaaggaggggtgaactgGCCCAGTTTGgaaatggagcaggtcaaaactcccgtgctgctcagtagtgggattgcacttgtgaatagccactgcactgcagcctgggcaacatagtgagaccccatctcttaaaaaaaataagacaaaaattacTCCAGAGGCAGGGTCAGTGTGTTTGATCTCACCTATATGAGGGATAAGGTTGGGAGTTATGAAAAGAAGATCGTTATGAAAAGGAGATTGGAGCTGAGGGAACAGGCCATAGGCAGTGCTCTCAGGTGAATAGGAGTACCCCACCCTGGCTCTCCTGACATTTCTTCTTATCCCTTCTGTAGCCATCGTCAGCCAGTGGCAGCAGGAGTCCAAAGAGAAGGTGGTGTCCCTCCTGCTGTCCCACCTTCCTCTGCTTCAGCCAGGCAACACAGAGGCCAAGTCAGAGTACATGAGGCTACTGCAGAAAGTGCTGGCCTACTCAATCGAGAGCAATGCTTTCATCGAGGAGAGTCGCCAGCTGCTTTCCTATGCCCTCATCCACCCAGCCACCACACTGGAGGACCGCAACGCCCTGGCCCTCTGGCTGAGCCACCTGGAAGAGCGGTTGGCTAGTGGCTTCCGCTCCCGGCCAGAGCCCTCCTACCATTCACGCCAAGGCTCAGATGAGTGGGGGGGCCCTGCAGAGCTAGGCCCTGGGGAGGCAGGGCCAGGCTGGCAGGACAAGCCACCCCGGGAAAATGGACACGTGCCCTTCCACCCGTCCAGCTCAGTGCCGCCAGCCATCAACAGTATTGGGAGCAATGCAAGCACAGGTAAGTGGCGGGGGTGTCCCAGAAGGCCATGTCTACTTGAAAAAGGTTGGACTAGGCTCAGTGAGAACTCCCTCGCTCTGTGGCATTAGACAAGTCACATAAGCTGTAGGCCTCAACTTTATGAGGCAATGCAGAGGCTGTGAACTGGCTTTCCCAGAGCTGAATCTGACCTACAGACATGTCTTATTGAACCCAtactttggtttggttttgttttgttgtgttgggtttttaaataaatgtgggTGGTATAAAGAATCAAGAATTTTTCCCTAAAAATGAGATTTCCAGCCTTTCTTAAGAAGTCAAAAGATCTAGCAACTCAACAAGACCTGTTTTCCTAGTGGTAGCAATAATATAGAGCTTAATGTTGAGCATGCCCTTTAGACCCTGCACAAGTGCCCCAGTCTGCCTCTGCTCCCACCAACCCCCCTTTGGGCATTTCTGATATATACCTGGCCTCTAAGGGCATCAGGCTATGACGCTTGATGGAGGTGTGCATACCATCATCTGAGATCCCTTCCAGTTCAGACAGCGTTATGGATTTTATGTATCTGGCCTCAGTttacagctttatttctgagaaCACTGTCTGTATAAGACAAAACTCATGCTGCAAGGTATTCGTAATAATAGGTAACATTTTTCAGCATTGACTATGCTGGGTACTCTTTTACAGACACTGTTCAGGTATGATCTCAATCCACATCACAACCATATCATTAGCCATATTcaacagatgaggacactgggaCTCAGAGGTGAAGTGATGTGTTCAAAGTCACACGTAGAACAAGTGGTGGAACAGACCCAACCAGTCTGATGCCAGAGCCTGCCTCTGACCACTACACTGTCCCGCCAACTAAGCAGGTTTGAAAGAGCTCTCTTAGTAAAAGTCCTACAGGCGGGAGTGAGCAGGAGTTGTTGGTATCCCAGTGACTTTTTGAAATGTACAGGATAAGGGAGGGTGGATTTTCCAAGCCATGGTAAGGCAGCATGACCTGAACCAGGGTGAGGGAGGGGGTTCATGATGTAAACCTCAGAGTGGCTAGTCACCTTCAGCAGGCACTGGTTTAAAGCAAGACAAGAGAGAGTGGCAGTGAAATGTCACATGTGTCAATGGGTGGGGGTAACCTCGGGTCCCTAATGCCCCGCTGTCTGGTACCTAGTGCTCATCAGTTACTCCTTGAGCCTGTTTTTCCCCCAGTTAGTGTGGCTATTCTGGTCCATCTGCCTCCCTCCCAGTTGCTGGTGAGAACCTGGGAAGATAGAGGGATAGAAGGGTAGTTTCAGGAAACTTAGCAACCTGAGGTGTCTTGGACCTCATTTTCCAGTCATGGAGCATCACAGTTCCAGGATGGGAGGATGTATTAATAATGATCATTCTAGGCGAAAAATATTGAGTGcttgtccgggcatggtggctcacgcctgtaatcctagcactttgggaggccgaggcaggcagatcacctgaggtcaggagttcgagaccagcctgaccaacatggtgaaaccccatctctactaaaaatataaaaattagctgggtatggtggcgcgtgcctgtaattccagttactcggggggctgaggcaggagggtcgcttgaacccaggaggcggaggttgcagtgagccgagatcctgccattgcattccagccagggcgacagagcgagaccccatctcaaaaaaaaaaaacattgagtgCTTAGTCTTCACTAGGAGCTATTCTAAGAACTTTGTACATATAAACTCAAGGTTTAAAGCCAGGCATTCTGGCTATAGACCTCATACTCTGAACTACTGTGCTACACTACCTCCATCAAAAAGTACCCCTCCTGGAGATGCTCAGCCCTCACCAAGGGGAGGGGTCACCCATGCAGGGTGcctataaatttctttcttttcataccTTCTGGGTTCCCCATCATGGGGACCCCAGCAGccattaaaagacaaagattgaaCAATGTTGATAGGGGTTTGGaccaaaagaggaaaaggaattgGGCATTCCAAGTAGAAGGCACAGCATGAAATAAGCACGGGGTGGAAAATTAGAGGGGACAGTATACAGACAGATCTGGCTGGGGTGGATTTGAATGAGTAATAACAGTAGCAGAGACTTGTGCTTACCGTGTGCCTATCCCTCTGCTAAGGACTTCATGCGGAAATGGAGGCAGAGAGGCgaatgaagtgacttgcccaagatcacacagaggCAACAGAGTCAGAGTCAAGagttaggatttgaactcaggcctgTCTTTACCCTCAGACCTCAATGTGTGAAGGCTACATTCTGGGGGGCATTGAAGGACAGGAGAAGCTTTTGGATTCCAGGcagttgcaggaaacaggaaatcattaaaatatttttgagtgggGAACAAGGATTGGCCTTTGAGGTCAGGCAGCTTGGGTTTGGGGTGCTGCCAAGAGCAGATCAGGATTTCTTGGAGAGTGCAAGGCCCTGGATCTCTGGCCGgcattcttgtttttgtcattCTCATGCTGTGGCCGGCCTCCACCCCAGTGCAGAGCCAAGCAGGGCTCCTCAGGAACTGCATGATCATTCCAGTCAGGGTAatttcctgcctctcagcctctccTGCCCACTTGTTGgctgagaagggagaaagaaagaggccagAGACACCAAAACAGGCAAAAAGACCTGTCTTGAGGATTTCCCAGTCCCCCAGGGCCCAGAGTGTGCCGTGTTCCCCAAGAGTGCTGAGTGGGGACAGAAGCCAGGGCTGAGGGAGTCTAGAGGCTGAAGAACTCCTGGGAAGAGGACCCCGGACACTCTGGGGTAGGGCAGAAGCTGGTATTAAGGGTGGGCCACTGCCTTGCCCTGTCCCTTAGGTGACTTCCTAGCCAGGAGCATTAGTATTGTCACAGCTGAGGGAAGATGCTCTGGGGCCTGCACTAGGCTAGCCCTCCTTCCTGGGCTGGGTGTCACTGTAGCACTGGCAGGAACCCCAGCCTTTCCATCAGAAACAAGGCTTGGGCTCTGTCTCAGCCTGTCAACTCCTGTGGGAACTGGGGCAAAGGGCTTCAGCTCCCTGGGCCTTGATGTCCTCACCTACCCAGGGTGAGGCTCGTTggctttgtttcatttctttttgtctaGGCTGACTTGGGGTACTTCTGGATGCCATAGGTGGAGCTCAGAGGCCCTCTTAGCACCCTTTTGTCCTTTATGAAACTTCGTTGGAAGGACTTCTGTGTGTCATGCTCTGTGCCTGATCATGGGGTTGCAGAAGTAATTGGGTTGGGCTGCCATTCTCCATGGACCCACAGTCCAGTGTGAGAGGGAGGCTAGTGAGGAGGGCAGCAAGCGCCAGGCCTGAGGCAGCAGCAGAGGGGTACATGACCAAGGCATGAAGGGAGAAGTGGCTGATGGAGAAGAGTTGGCGAGGTGAGCGAGGCAGAGGGAAAAGCACAGATAAAGGTCTGGGAGCTCATGGGAACCTGCCCTGTCTTGGGAGTGGTTAAAAATCAagttggaggccaggcatggtggctcacacctgtaatctcagcactttgggaggccaaggcaggcggatcacctgaggtcgggagttcaagaccagcctaaacaacatggagaaacccccgtctctactaaaaaaatacaaaattagccgggcgtggtggtgggtgcctgtaatgccagctactcgggaggctgaggcaggagaatcgcttgaacccgggaggcagaggttgcagtgagccgagattgtgccactgcactccaggctgggccacaagagtgaaattccatctctaaaaatatatatatatatgaccggGCATGGGTGgctttcgcctgtaatcccagcactttgggaggccaaggcaggtggatcacctgaggtcaggagttcgagaccagcctgaccaatatagtgaaaccctgtctctactaaaaatacgagaaaaattagctggccatggtgtcgggcacctgtagtcccagctacttgggaggctgaggcaggagaatcgcttgaacccaggaggtggaggttgcagtgagccgagattgtgccaccgcactccagcctggcgacagagcaaaactccatctcaaaaaaaaaatcaagttggaTTCCTTTGCCAACCTCAGACTTGGTATGGACAGAGGGTATGGAGCATCCTTCAGAAGAGGACCTGGGATCACCCTGAATCACCAGGCCTCAAGAGTGGCCAGTTTGGGCTCACTGCAGAAAAAAATGGGAGGTATTGAGGCCCCATAACAGGGTTGTTGAGGAAGCAGCTTACGTACTTCATTAATTACAAGATATAATGATGTTTAAGATGGGACAGGTTCCTGCTGTCACAGGTCTTCTATTCTAGCAGGGGGTGTAGTTAATAAgtaaacaggctgggcgcagtggctcacgcctgtaatcccaacactttaggaggccgaggtgggcggatcacatggtcaggagattgagaccgtcctggccaacgtggtgaaaccctgcctctactaaaatacaaaaaaattagctgagcgtggtggcaggcatctgtagtcccagctactcaggaagctgaggcaggggaattgcttgaacctgggaggcggaggttgcagtgagcccagatcgtgccactgcactccagcctagtgacagagcgagatgccatctcaaaaaagtaaataaatcttttttaaaaaagtaaacaaataacttGATAATTTCAGGTTGTGATAGGTGCTGTAAGAAAGACAAGACAGTAATGTGATAGAGTGACTGGGATTGGGGCAGCAGAGGTGGGCAGTGACTTCAGATTAAGGGTTTAGGGTAGGCTTCAGAGGAGGCGACACTTGAGATGAGACTTGAGGGAGCCAACCGCTGAGATCAAGAAGGTAAGAAGAAAGAGCAAGTCCAGAAGTCCTGAGGCTGGAACAACCTTGAGTGTTTCAGGAACAAAGGGGAGTTTGGGAGGAGGCAAAGGCTAGAGAGGCATGAACCAAGTGGTGGGTTGTGGGAGAGGAGCAGGGGCCAGGTCCTGCATGGCCTTTTAGGCATGTGGAAGCATTTGTATTTTGTTCCCACTATGAAAGGAAGTCAGGGATTTGAGCAGGAGTCAGGCTTggtcagatttgcatttttagaaGGATCTTTATGGCTGTTGTGAGGGGCATGGACTGTAGGAGGCAAGAGTGAAGGCAGGAAACCAGTGAGGAGGCTATGGCAGTAATTCCTGCCAGGGGTGCTGGTGGCTTGAGCCAGCGGAACTGGAGAAATTCAGGAAAGTGGCTGACAGCTTGCTGATGGATTGGGTGTTGGAGGTAAGAGAATGAGGTATATCTGGTAGGCAGTTACCCTTGGACCCCAGGTCCCTTCCTCTTGGCAGGTTATGGGGCCAAACTGCCATCCTGGCACTGACGGCAGGGGGATGGTCTCCTGTGGTTGGGTCCCCAGGtctaatattttgcttttctccCACTCTGGCCAGGTCTCCCCTGCCAAATCCACCCTAGCCCACTGAAGCGCTCCATGTCACTCATCCCTACAAGCCCCCAGGTTCCTGGTGAGTGGCCGAGTCCAGAGGAGCTTGGGGCCCGGGCTGCTTTTACCACGCCCGATCACGCACCTCTCTCGCCCCAGAGCAGCGTGGCCTCCTCTGGCAGTGAGCAGACAGAGGAGCAGGGCTCCAGCCGGAACACTTTCCAGGAGGATGGCAGTGGCATGAAAGGTACATTGGGGACAGCAGCACCAGGACCCTTTTCCAGGGGCTTCTGCAGAGCTTAGAGGACAGAAAGGAGCTTGTAGCTGACACCTGCTTACCCCTCTGAGGAGGGGACATGTCTGAGGGGAGTAGATAGTCCCTGCTTTTAGGGCTCAAGACTAAGCAGAGAGACCCCACATCTACCCTAACAAGTTCTGGTCTGACTAGGGAGGAGCCCCCTGTCTTCACACACCCCAGTCTGACAAGCCAGGACACAGCTAACTGATGGAACAGAGGTTCCAGCAAGAGTTTTGGAGCAATCAGTGAGGTCATCCTGGTATACATCCAGCCGAGCAGCTTAGAAGGGTCAGATGTTCTTCCCAGGGAAGGCTGCCTGAGAGGGTCTGGCTAGGCGGATGAAGAAGGAGCTGATGGAACCTTAGCTCCCCCCCAACCCCCTCCCAATTTTTTGCATCTTTTGAGGCTTCCTGTGGGTTTATCCCCACAACTTTTCCTTTACCCTGGTAATCTGggccaaactcctgacctttcaCTCTCCCTCCTTTGCCAAAGATGTGCCCTCATGGCTCAAGAGCCTCCGCTTGCACAAGTAtgcagccctcttctcacagatgAGCTACGAAGAGATGATGACACTGACTGAGCAGCACCTGGAGTCTCAGGTGAAGCCAAGGGGACCATCAGGGAGGTGCTGGGGGCAGCGCTAGTTTGGCATCCTTGCAGCCCAAGCCTCCTCTGTCTCCTTGGTCTCTATTTGGGTACCCCCAAATATCTCAGCCTCACATCTCTAGCCTCCTGTCCCCTTCTGCCCTTATCACAGAACGTCACCAAAGGTGCCCGCCACAAGATAGCCCTGAGCATCCAGAAGCTGCGTGAGAGACAGAGCGTCCTCAAGTCCCTAGAGAAGGTGAGGAACTGGTTTCTGCATCTTCAAGGCCAGCCAGCCACTTGGTGGTACCAGTAGACCAAAGGCCCTGAGTTGGCCTCCAGACTCCTCGGATCTGGCCTCCAAAGGCCCCAGCCCTAGGGACCCAGACTTCAGGGACCACTTGCAAGCTGGCATCAAAAGGCTCACTTGCTGGTGGCTAAGAGGCTCCCCTCCCTGTCTTTCCTGGTTTGTGGTTCCAGGATCTCTGTCTTTTGACTCTACACCTTCTCTCcacttttgcttttccatttcttaCTGGTCTTTCTGGTAGAGCAGAGTGTCTCTGTCTGTACAATCTCTCTTTCCATTTGATTGTTTCTAAActcattttccttccacatctGATTCTGTTTCCTTGCCGCTGCCTTCTGTTTGTATTTTTCCCTGCTCAGTGTCTAGGTCTGAATCTCTGATTCTATCCTTATTGGGTCCTTGAGACTCCAACATTAGACTGGCTTTTCGTGAGTTCTGTGGGAAAGAGGAAATGTGTACCTGTATGTTTGTGGGCTTGCAGTACCCTTACATGCCTTCTCTATGTGCTGGAACCCAGGGTCCTACCCATCCTTCTGCAAGCCCTGTCTGACTCTCTGTGTAGATACTCTCTGTCCCTCGTTGTAGGGTCTGCATGTGACCCCAGCCTGTGTCCTCCCATCCAGGATGTGCTGGAAGGCGGGAACCTACGAAACGCTCTGCAGGAGCTGCAGCAGATCATCATCACTCCCATCAAGGCCTACAGTGTCCTCCAGGCCACCGTGGCTGCCGCCACCACCACCCCTACTGCCAAGGATGGGGCCCCGGGGGAACCACCGCTGCCAGGTGCTGAGCCTCCCCTAGCCCACCCCGGCACAGACAAAGGCACCGAGGCCAAGGACCCTCCAGCTGTGGAGAACTACCCACCTCCACCAGCTCCAGCTCCCACTGATGGCAGTGAGCCTGCCCCGGCTCCCGTCGCCGACGGAGACATCCCCAGCCAGTTTACACGGGTGATGGGCAAAGGTGAGACCAGCCACAGCCTAGCAGGAAATCCTGAGGCAGAAAGCCAAGTGAACCCAAGCACCAGGGATCAAATCCAAGTTAGATGGTGGGAGCAGGGCTTTGTAAAGCCTACTGGAGACTGGAACACTACAGAGAGTAGCTGAGACAGGGTGACAAGGCCCCTTGCCCTTGGGCACGTCTGGGCTGATGGTGGATAACAGCCCTTCCACTCAAAGTGTCTCCAGTCTGAGCAGAAATGGGGCAGTGGGTCCGAAGAAATTCCATGTAGTAAAGGGTGAGCAATTGAGGGGAGTCCATTGATTTCTCTCAGAGGGGACCAAAGTCCAGGGGATGGGGATGGTGAAATTTATCACAGCTTCAGCCTTTCCTAAAGCAGCATGATATAGCAGACTTTACACTTGGATCCAGATCAGTCTAGATCTGGATCTGGACCTGAGGCAAGTGACTCAACTCTGAGCTTTAGGTTTCTAAGGCTAAAAATGTGTGTAGTGACAAGATTGTGTCAGGCACTATGTTGTATATCCTCATGATAACCCAAATACCATGGCTAGCACTTAATAGTTGATACTCATCCAGCCTGAGTCTCTGTTCCTTCTTGTGCACGAGCCAGCTGGAGGCTGGAACATGGCAGAGGGCATACTAGGGGCTAACCTCCTGCCCTTTCTCATGTCCCCCAGTGTGCACCCAACTGCTGGTGTCCCGACCAGACGAGGAGAACATCACCAGTTACCTCCAGCTCATCGAAAAGTGCCTGACTCATGAGGTAAGGCCTTCCCTAACATACTCGAAAAGGGAAaggcggccaggcgtggtggttcacgcctgtagtcccagcactttggccactgaggcgggcggatcatgaggtcaggagatcgagaccatcctggctaacacagtgaaacccagtctttactaaaaatacaaaaaattagccgggcgtggtggcaggtgcctgcagtcccagctacgcgggaggctgaggcaggagaatggcgtgaacccgggaggtggagcttgcggtgagccgagatcgcgccactgcactccagcttgggcgacagagtgagggaAAGGCTGCCCCATCATTCTCAAGACCACTGTGTTGTATGTGGCCCACAGGGCCTTACCTGACGTGGCACATGCCAGCTCTTCCAGTCTTGTATCTTACCAGTGTTGGCTTTAGAGGCTTCTTCTCAGAACCCTTGTACacactcttcctctctctctctctctcttttttttttttttaatagagatgaggtctcacactgttgccctggctggttttgaactgacctcaagtgatcctcccacctcagcctcccaaagtgctgagattacaggcgtgacgattttcttttttagagatggagtattgctttattgcctaggctgatcttgaactcctggcctcaagtgatccccctgccctggcctcccaaagtactgggatt is a genomic window containing:
- the SAMD4B gene encoding protein Smaug homolog 2 isoform X1, which translates into the protein MMFRDQVGILAGWFKGWNECEQTVALLSLLKRVTRTQARFLQLCLEHSLADCNDIHLLESEANSAAIVSQWQQESKEKVVSLLLSHLPLLQPGNTEAKSEYMRLLQKVLAYSIESNAFIEESRQLLSYALIHPATTLEDRNALALWLSHLEERLASGFRSRPEPSYHSRQGSDEWGGPAELGPGEAGPGWQDKPPRENGHVPFHPSSSVPPAINSIGSNASTGLPCQIHPSPLKRSMSLIPTSPQVPGEWPSPEELGARAAFTTPDHAPLSPQSSVASSGSEQTEEQGSSRNTFQEDGSGMKDVPSWLKSLRLHKYAALFSQMSYEEMMTLTEQHLESQNVTKGARHKIALSIQKLRERQSVLKSLEKDVLEGGNLRNALQELQQIIITPIKAYSVLQATVAAATTTPTAKDGAPGEPPLPGAEPPLAHPGTDKGTEAKDPPAVENYPPPPAPAPTDGSEPAPAPVADGDIPSQFTRVMGKVCTQLLVSRPDEENITSYLQLIEKCLTHEAFTETQKKRLLSWKQQVLKLLRTFPRKAALEMQNYRQQKGWAFGSNSLPIAGSVGMGVARRTQRQFPMPPRALPPGRMGLLSPSGIGGVSPRHALTSPSLGGQGRQNLWFANPGGSNSMPSQSRSSVQRTHSLPVHSSPQAILMFPPDCPVPGPDLEINPTLESLCLSMTEHALGDGTDKTSTI
- the SAMD4B gene encoding protein Smaug homolog 2 isoform X2 produces the protein MMFRDQVGILAGWFKGWNECEQTVALLSLLKRVTRTQARFLQLCLEHSLADCNDIHLLESEANSAAIVSQWQQESKEKVVSLLLSHLPLLQPGNTEAKSEYMRLLQKVLAYSIESNAFIEESRQLLSYALIHPATTLEDRNALALWLSHLEERLASGFRSRPEPSYHSRQGSDEWGGPAELGPGEAGPGWQDKPPRENGHVPFHPSSSVPPAINSIGSNASTGLPCQIHPSPLKRSMSLIPTSPQVPGEWPSPEELGARAAFTTPDHAPLSPQSSVASSGSEQTEEQGSSRNTFQEDGSGMKDVPSWLKSLRLHKYAALFSQMSYEEMMTLTEQHLESQNVTKGARHKIALSIQKLRERQSVLKSLEKDVLEGGNLRNALQELQQIIITPIKAYSVLQATVAAATTTPTAKDGAPGEPPLPGAEPPLAHPGTDKGTEAKDPPAVENYPPPPAPAPTDGSEPAPAPVADGDIPSQFTRVMGKVCTQLLVSRPDEENITSYLQLIEKCLTHEAFTETQKKRLLSWKQQVLKLLRTFPRKAALEMQNYRQQKGWAFGSNSLPIAGSVGMGVARRTQRQFPMPPRALPPGRMGLLSPSGIGGVSPRHALTSPSLGGQGRQNLWFANPGGSNSMPSQSRSSVQRTHSLPVHSSPQAILMFPPDCPVPGPDLEINPTLESLCLSMTEHALGGPSRDLC